From the genome of Bacteroides sp. MSB163, one region includes:
- a CDS encoding glycosyltransferase family 4 protein — protein MRILLINTTEKIGGPAVAASRLMEALKNNGIKAKLLVRDKQTEQITVVELPHNLRMVWKFVWERIVIWKANHFNRNHLFAVDIANTGTDITNLPEFQQADVIHLHWINQGMLSLKNIEKILASGKPVVWTMHDMWPCTGICHYSGGCTHYEEECHHCPFIHNGSRKKDLSHRIFLKKQKLYEGRHINFVACSHWLEERARKSALFSRHTITNIPNPINTNLFKPHSKKAAREKCRLPQDSKLILFGSVKIMDTRKGVEYMIKACKLLAEKHPEMKDQLGVVAFGNQSQQLQNMLPFKVYPLDFVSNEHQLVDIYNAVDLFVTSSLEENLPNTIMEAMSCGIPCVGFNVGGIPEMIDHLHNGYVAQYKSAEDFANGIYWILTEPEYATLSEQAYRKAVSHYSESAIAKRYIDVYNKITGRHA, from the coding sequence ATGAGAATACTACTTATCAATACAACAGAAAAGATAGGCGGCCCCGCCGTAGCTGCAAGCCGCCTCATGGAAGCCCTCAAGAATAACGGCATCAAAGCCAAGCTATTGGTGCGCGACAAACAGACCGAACAGATCACCGTAGTGGAGTTGCCCCACAACCTGCGCATGGTATGGAAGTTCGTATGGGAGCGAATCGTTATCTGGAAAGCCAACCATTTCAACAGAAACCACCTCTTCGCCGTAGACATTGCCAACACCGGCACGGACATTACCAACTTACCGGAGTTTCAGCAAGCGGACGTTATACATCTCCATTGGATCAATCAGGGGATGCTTTCTTTAAAGAATATCGAAAAAATTCTGGCTTCGGGTAAGCCCGTAGTCTGGACCATGCACGATATGTGGCCCTGTACCGGCATCTGCCACTACTCCGGCGGATGTACACATTACGAAGAGGAGTGTCATCATTGCCCCTTCATCCACAACGGAAGCCGGAAGAAAGACCTCTCCCACCGCATCTTCCTCAAAAAGCAGAAGCTATACGAAGGCCGTCATATCAACTTTGTAGCCTGTAGCCACTGGCTGGAAGAACGCGCCCGGAAGAGTGCCCTCTTCAGCAGACATACCATTACCAATATCCCCAATCCTATCAACACCAATCTCTTCAAGCCGCATAGCAAAAAAGCTGCACGGGAGAAATGCAGACTTCCGCAAGACAGCAAACTGATTCTGTTCGGTTCGGTGAAGATAATGGATACCCGGAAGGGAGTGGAATATATGATTAAAGCCTGCAAACTCTTGGCAGAGAAGCATCCGGAAATGAAGGACCAACTGGGTGTAGTGGCCTTTGGCAACCAGTCGCAACAGTTACAGAATATGTTGCCTTTTAAGGTTTATCCGCTCGACTTCGTCAGCAATGAACATCAGTTGGTAGATATCTACAACGCCGTCGACCTCTTTGTCACCTCATCGCTGGAAGAGAACCTGCCGAATACCATTATGGAAGCCATGTCCTGCGGCATCCCCTGCGTAGGATTCAACGTAGGCGGCATACCGGAAATGATAGACCACCTGCACAACGGCTACGTGGCACAATACAAATCAGCCGAAGACTTTGCCAACGGCATTTACTGGATACTGACCGAACCCGAATACGCCACGCTCTCCGAACAAGCCTACCGGAAAGCCGTTTCCCATTATTCGGAAAGCGCCATTGCCAAGAGATACATCGACGTTTATAACAAAATAACCGGAAGACATGCATAA
- a CDS encoding glycosyltransferase family 2 protein → MHNRPTPKFSIITVTYNAEAVLEDTIQSVISQTYHHVEYIIIDGASKDRTLAIAERYRDRITLLISEPDKGLYDAMNKGIHLATGDYLCFLNAGDSFHEDDTLQQMVHTLGIGELPDVLYGETALVDKERHFLRMRRLSAPEVLTWKSFRQGMLVCHQAFFAKRSLAVPYDMRYRFSADFDWCIRIMKKARTLHNTHLTLIDYLEEGMTTQNQKASLRERFRIMAQHYGLISTVAHHAWFVVRAVLKK, encoded by the coding sequence ATGCATAACCGTCCCACACCCAAGTTCAGCATCATCACCGTGACCTACAATGCCGAGGCCGTATTGGAAGACACGATACAAAGCGTTATCTCCCAAACCTACCACCACGTAGAGTACATCATCATAGACGGTGCATCCAAAGACCGCACCCTCGCCATTGCCGAAAGATATCGCGACCGCATCACCCTACTTATCAGCGAACCTGACAAAGGACTGTATGACGCCATGAACAAAGGCATCCACCTAGCAACGGGCGACTATCTCTGTTTCCTGAATGCCGGAGACAGTTTCCATGAAGACGACACTCTGCAACAAATGGTGCATACTTTAGGAATCGGCGAACTGCCGGACGTACTATATGGCGAAACTGCTTTAGTAGATAAAGAAAGGCATTTCCTCCGTATGCGCCGCCTCTCCGCCCCCGAAGTGCTGACATGGAAGAGTTTCAGGCAAGGTATGCTCGTTTGCCATCAGGCATTCTTCGCCAAACGAAGCCTGGCGGTACCATACGATATGCGATACCGCTTCTCCGCCGACTTCGACTGGTGCATCCGCATCATGAAAAAAGCGCGAACGCTGCATAACACGCATCTCACGCTTATCGATTATCTGGAAGAAGGTATGACGACGCAGAACCAAAAGGCTTCCCTGCGGGAACGCTTCCGGATTATGGCACAGCACTACGGACTGATAAGTACTGTGGCACACCATGCGTGGTTTGTGGTGCGAGCGGTATTGAAGAAATAA
- a CDS encoding LiaF transmembrane domain-containing protein — protein sequence MEKKQNFPPHAGLSGKALIASLFIISGILLFARNVGWITYDLFSIVVSWNSLLIVLGIYTMTRRHYISGLILTLIGAYFLIGGLSWLPENSQTFVWPIALIIAGILFFVKAHRRERWMKSHMNGHYRDWTKGRGGHIHMDMENNEQQCESENGYLRSDNAFGSVRHVVLDELFKGASIRASFGGTIIDLRHTHLAPGETYIDIDCTCSGIELYIPSDWNVLPQCNAFAGGCEDKRWQGANINKESTLIIRGNISFGGLEIKD from the coding sequence ATGGAAAAGAAACAAAACTTCCCGCCTCATGCAGGTTTATCAGGTAAGGCACTGATAGCTTCGCTCTTCATCATCTCCGGAATATTACTGTTTGCCCGTAACGTAGGGTGGATTACATATGACTTATTCAGCATAGTGGTATCCTGGAATAGTCTTCTTATTGTATTAGGTATCTATACAATGACGCGCCGCCATTATATAAGCGGACTCATCCTTACACTGATAGGAGCCTACTTCCTGATCGGAGGATTGTCATGGTTGCCGGAGAATTCACAAACCTTCGTCTGGCCTATTGCACTGATTATAGCAGGTATCCTGTTCTTTGTAAAGGCTCACCGCAGGGAACGCTGGATGAAAAGCCATATGAACGGCCATTACCGGGACTGGACTAAAGGAAGAGGTGGACATATACACATGGATATGGAAAACAATGAGCAACAATGCGAATCGGAAAACGGCTACCTGCGTTCCGACAATGCTTTTGGATCTGTACGACATGTCGTACTGGATGAATTGTTCAAAGGAGCCAGCATCCGGGCTTCATTCGGGGGAACTATCATCGATCTGCGCCACACACATCTTGCACCGGGAGAAACTTATATCGATATCGACTGTACCTGTAGTGGAATAGAACTGTACATTCCTTCAGACTGGAACGTTCTACCCCAATGCAATGCTTTTGCCGGCGGATGCGAGGATAAGCGTTGGCAGGGAGCGAATATTAATAAAGAAAGTACATTAATAATCCGCGGAAATATTTCCTTCGGCGGATTAGAAATTAAAGACTAA
- a CDS encoding FKBP-type peptidyl-prolyl cis-trans isomerase: MDKFSYAIGLGIGQNLLSMGAKGIEVDDFAQAIKDILEGNKTAISHAEARDIVNKYFAELEEKMNAASIEQGVQFLEENKKRPNVITLPSGLQYEVINEGKVGTYAKATDQVKCHYEGTLIDGTLFDSSIKRGQPAVFGVNQVIPGWVEALQLMPEGAKWKLYIPSDLAYGAQGAGEMIPPHSTLIFEVELLEILSQK, encoded by the coding sequence ATGGATAAATTCAGTTACGCTATCGGCCTCGGAATAGGTCAAAATTTATTAAGTATGGGTGCAAAAGGCATCGAAGTAGATGACTTTGCACAAGCTATCAAAGACATACTGGAAGGAAACAAAACCGCCATCTCACACGCAGAGGCACGCGATATAGTAAACAAATACTTCGCAGAACTGGAAGAGAAAATGAATGCAGCCAGCATAGAGCAAGGCGTACAGTTCCTGGAAGAAAACAAAAAACGCCCTAATGTGATTACTTTGCCAAGCGGTCTGCAATACGAAGTCATCAACGAAGGCAAGGTAGGTACTTATGCAAAAGCCACCGACCAGGTGAAATGCCACTACGAAGGCACACTGATTGACGGAACCCTGTTCGACAGTTCTATCAAACGAGGACAACCCGCTGTATTCGGCGTGAACCAGGTTATCCCCGGCTGGGTGGAAGCGCTTCAGTTGATGCCCGAAGGTGCCAAGTGGAAACTTTATATTCCTTCCGATCTAGCCTATGGCGCACAAGGTGCAGGCGAAATGATACCGCCTCACAGCACATTGATTTTTGAAGTGGAACTACTTGAAATATTATCCCAAAAATAA
- a CDS encoding LytTR family DNA-binding domain-containing protein, with amino-acid sequence MRAHPIIDYPYRWFPMLALALILAIIQATLSWGYAGVDWLPAIIDGITTIGWLAVLAYLAWFVVGYVSILQTKVITVAAGILLWIAGSFMICDIMVRIAGIPYISFASTIPFRLLFGVPTWIAIILWYHLIVVKDPEAQEEEFIAPQEEEKPEVQEEIIDRITVKDGSRIHIIKVNELLYIQACGDYTTLVTPTGEYIKEQTMKYFEGHLPTNNFVRIHRSTIVNVTQISRVELFGKETYQVLLKNGTKLRVSLTGYRLLKERLGI; translated from the coding sequence ATGAGAGCACATCCAATCATAGATTACCCTTATCGTTGGTTTCCGATGCTTGCGCTGGCATTGATTCTGGCAATCATCCAAGCGACTTTGTCGTGGGGATATGCCGGAGTTGACTGGCTGCCGGCCATCATAGACGGAATCACGACCATCGGATGGCTTGCAGTACTGGCATACCTAGCCTGGTTTGTGGTGGGTTACGTATCCATACTCCAGACAAAGGTCATCACTGTCGCAGCAGGAATATTACTCTGGATTGCGGGCAGCTTCATGATTTGTGACATTATGGTAAGAATAGCGGGAATACCTTATATCTCTTTTGCTTCTACCATACCTTTCCGCCTGTTGTTTGGCGTACCAACCTGGATCGCTATCATTTTGTGGTATCACCTGATAGTAGTGAAAGATCCCGAAGCACAGGAAGAAGAATTCATAGCACCGCAAGAAGAAGAGAAGCCGGAAGTACAAGAGGAAATCATCGACCGCATTACGGTAAAGGACGGTTCACGTATACACATAATCAAAGTGAACGAGCTACTCTATATCCAAGCATGCGGAGATTACACAACCCTGGTTACCCCAACAGGCGAATACATCAAGGAACAAACCATGAAGTATTTCGAAGGGCATCTGCCGACAAACAATTTTGTACGTATCCACCGTTCCACCATTGTAAACGTGACACAAATATCCCGGGTTGAATTATTCGGGAAAGAGACTTATCAAGTGTTATTAAAGAACGGGACCAAGCTGCGGGTCAGTCTGACGGGCTACCGTTTATTGAAAGAACGACTGGGAATATAA
- a CDS encoding FKBP-type peptidyl-prolyl cis-trans isomerase, with product MKKVTFIMALAVGAGLASCTAQSPKANLKTDVDSLSYAIGMARTEGLTQYLMQQGVDTTQMAEFIKGFNEGAAKTSKKDVAYMTGMQIGQMVGKQWVEGFNQQIFGGDSTQTISRENLLAGFIAGITDKSNVMTKEAATAYMRDGMEAIKEKASAAKYADNKAAGEKFLAENKGKEGVVTTPSGLQYKIITKGTGEIPADTSKVKVNYKGTLIDGTEFDSSYKRNEPATFRANQVIKGWTEALTMMPVGSKWELYIPQELGYGGRETGGQIKPFSTLIFEVELVSIEK from the coding sequence ATGAAAAAAGTAACATTTATCATGGCTCTTGCAGTAGGCGCAGGTTTAGCTTCCTGTACTGCACAAAGCCCGAAAGCAAATCTGAAAACAGATGTTGACTCATTGTCTTACGCCATCGGTATGGCTCGTACGGAAGGTCTGACTCAGTACCTGATGCAACAAGGCGTTGACACTACTCAGATGGCTGAATTCATCAAAGGTTTCAACGAAGGCGCTGCTAAAACCAGCAAGAAAGACGTTGCTTACATGACCGGTATGCAAATTGGCCAGATGGTAGGCAAACAATGGGTAGAAGGCTTCAACCAACAAATCTTCGGTGGCGACTCTACTCAGACTATCAGCCGTGAAAACCTGTTGGCAGGTTTCATCGCAGGTATCACAGACAAGAGCAACGTTATGACCAAAGAAGCTGCAACAGCTTACATGCGCGACGGTATGGAAGCCATCAAGGAAAAAGCTTCAGCTGCTAAATACGCTGACAACAAAGCTGCCGGTGAAAAATTCCTTGCTGAAAACAAAGGTAAAGAAGGTGTTGTAACTACTCCGAGCGGTCTGCAATACAAAATCATCACCAAAGGTACAGGTGAGATTCCAGCTGACACCAGCAAAGTGAAAGTAAACTACAAGGGTACTTTGATTGACGGTACTGAATTCGACAGCTCTTACAAGCGCAACGAACCTGCTACTTTCCGTGCCAACCAAGTTATCAAAGGCTGGACAGAAGCCCTCACAATGATGCCTGTAGGTTCTAAGTGGGAACTTTATATTCCGCAGGAACTGGGTTACGGTGGCAGAGAAACCGGCGGTCAGATCAAACCGTTCTCTACCCTGATCTTCGAGGTAGAGCTCGTTAGCATCGAAAAATAA
- a CDS encoding Lrp/AsnC family transcriptional regulator gives MEKIDNLDRQILEIISQNARIPFKDVAAECGVSRAAIHQRVQRLIDLGVIVGSGYHVNPKSLGYRTCTYVGIKLEKGSMYKSVVAEMEKIPEIVECHFTTGPYTMLTKVYARDNEHLMDLLNNKMQEIPGVTATETLISLEQSIKKEIPICPEK, from the coding sequence ATGGAAAAAATAGACAATCTTGACCGGCAGATTCTGGAAATCATTTCTCAGAATGCCCGCATTCCTTTCAAAGATGTAGCTGCTGAGTGTGGCGTATCACGTGCTGCCATTCATCAACGTGTGCAACGTTTGATAGATTTAGGCGTCATTGTCGGCTCCGGTTATCATGTGAACCCCAAATCCCTGGGCTACAGAACCTGCACGTATGTAGGTATCAAGCTAGAAAAAGGTTCCATGTACAAATCAGTGGTTGCCGAAATGGAGAAAATACCGGAAATCGTGGAATGCCACTTCACTACAGGCCCTTACACGATGCTGACGAAAGTATATGCACGCGATAACGAGCATCTGATGGACTTGTTGAATAACAAAATGCAAGAAATTCCGGGTGTAACCGCTACCGAAACGTTGATTTCACTGGAGCAAAGTATCAAGAAGGAAATTCCTATTTGCCCGGAGAAATAA
- a CDS encoding SIR2 family NAD-dependent protein deacylase, which produces MKKNLVILSGAGMSAESGISTFRDAGGLWDKYPVMQVASAEGYVRDPELVINFYNERRKQLLDVEPNAGHIGLAELEKDFNVTVVTQNVDNLHERAGSTRIIHLHGELTKVCSSRDPYNPRYVKELKPEEYEVKMGDKAGDGSQLRPFIVWFGEAVPEIETAVDYVEKADIFVIIGTSMNVYPAAGLLNYVPRTAEVYLIDPKPVDTHSMRRIHIIQKGASEGVKELKKEILR; this is translated from the coding sequence ATGAAGAAGAATTTAGTGATTTTATCCGGTGCAGGTATGAGTGCCGAGAGTGGTATCAGTACGTTTCGGGATGCAGGCGGATTGTGGGACAAATATCCGGTGATGCAGGTAGCCAGCGCCGAAGGATATGTGCGCGATCCGGAGCTGGTGATAAACTTTTATAACGAGCGCCGTAAGCAGTTGCTTGATGTGGAGCCCAATGCAGGGCACATCGGACTTGCCGAGCTGGAGAAGGACTTCAATGTGACGGTGGTTACGCAGAATGTGGATAATCTGCACGAGCGTGCCGGGAGCACGCGCATCATTCATCTGCATGGTGAACTGACGAAGGTGTGTTCCAGTCGCGACCCTTATAATCCTCGCTACGTAAAGGAGTTGAAACCGGAAGAATATGAGGTGAAGATGGGTGACAAGGCGGGCGACGGTTCGCAGTTGCGTCCGTTTATTGTTTGGTTTGGTGAGGCGGTGCCGGAGATAGAAACGGCTGTCGACTATGTGGAGAAAGCGGATATCTTTGTGATTATAGGTACTTCGATGAATGTATATCCGGCAGCGGGACTGCTGAACTATGTTCCGCGAACAGCAGAGGTTTATCTGATTGATCCTAAACCGGTGGATACGCACTCCATGAGGCGGATACATATCATTCAGAAAGGCGCTTCGGAAGGGGTGAAGGAACTGAAGAAAGAGATTCTTCGTTAA
- a CDS encoding glycosyltransferase produces MRVLIINTSEKTGGAAIAARRLMESLHTAGTDVKMLVLHKESQSEQVIPVGKDWQKKCTFLWERLVIWTNNLFSRKNLFTVSIANTGFNVTKLPAFREADIIHLHWINQGMLSLNNIQEIFESGKPVVWTLHDMWECTAICHHAHTCTLFKSECRNCRFLRFPGKNDLAHRVFKKKQKLFSHASPLNIVAVSTWLSSQIQQSALLKEKPVSVIPNTLSPTDFRMMDKELSRKELSLPDKHIILFGAARIDDPIKGVEYLLQAIRLLIEKKQFPQEKLHLALFGKIKYPEKLLNSIPVSYTYLGRIGDTNKLSQLYSAADVTVSASFYETFGQTLIEAQACGCIPVSFGNSGQADIIRHKENGFLADYLSADSLAEGIRWGISEARTAISKENMRSEVFRKYSGEVVAKQYLNLYQNLIRRKVTQ; encoded by the coding sequence ATGAGAGTACTTATAATCAATACGTCCGAGAAAACAGGCGGAGCCGCCATCGCTGCCAGGCGCCTGATGGAATCGCTCCATACAGCGGGAACAGACGTGAAGATGCTCGTCCTGCATAAGGAAAGCCAATCGGAACAGGTGATCCCTGTGGGCAAAGACTGGCAAAAGAAATGCACTTTCCTCTGGGAAAGACTGGTTATCTGGACAAATAACCTCTTCAGCCGGAAGAATCTCTTTACCGTCTCCATAGCCAATACAGGCTTCAACGTCACCAAACTGCCTGCCTTCCGGGAAGCCGACATCATACACCTCCACTGGATAAACCAGGGAATGCTTTCACTAAACAATATACAGGAAATCTTCGAATCGGGCAAGCCCGTTGTCTGGACCCTGCACGATATGTGGGAATGTACCGCCATCTGCCACCATGCCCACACCTGCACCCTCTTCAAAAGCGAATGCAGAAACTGCCGTTTCCTACGCTTCCCTGGCAAAAACGATCTGGCGCACCGGGTATTCAAGAAGAAACAAAAACTATTCAGTCATGCCAGCCCCTTGAATATCGTTGCAGTCAGCACATGGCTTTCCTCACAAATACAGCAAAGTGCCCTACTTAAAGAGAAACCTGTATCCGTGATCCCTAATACACTCTCGCCCACCGATTTCCGGATGATGGACAAAGAACTGTCCCGAAAGGAACTGTCCCTGCCCGATAAACATATCATTCTGTTCGGAGCCGCCCGCATCGACGATCCGATCAAAGGAGTGGAATATCTGCTCCAGGCCATCCGGTTATTGATTGAAAAGAAGCAATTCCCACAGGAAAAACTTCACCTGGCACTATTCGGCAAAATCAAATATCCGGAGAAACTTCTCAACTCCATCCCCGTCAGCTACACCTATCTGGGACGAATAGGCGATACAAACAAACTCTCGCAACTATATTCCGCCGCAGACGTCACCGTATCCGCCTCTTTCTATGAAACATTCGGCCAGACTCTGATCGAGGCCCAAGCCTGTGGTTGCATTCCGGTTTCTTTTGGCAACAGCGGACAGGCCGACATCATCCGCCACAAAGAGAACGGCTTCCTGGCCGACTATCTCTCTGCCGACAGCCTGGCAGAAGGCATCCGATGGGGAATATCCGAAGCCCGGACAGCCATCTCCAAAGAAAATATGCGAAGCGAAGTATTCAGGAAATACTCCGGTGAAGTCGTTGCAAAGCAATATCTCAATCTCTACCAAAACTTAATCAGAAGAAAGGTAACACAATGA
- a CDS encoding DUF4491 family protein, whose product MEFLNEYHLSGLFIGICTFLIIGLFHPVVVKAEYYWGTKCWWIFLVLGIGGVVASLCVENILIASLLGVFAFSSFWTIKEVFEQEDRVKKGWFPKNPKRTYKF is encoded by the coding sequence ATGGAATTCTTAAACGAATATCATCTTTCGGGACTGTTCATCGGCATTTGTACATTTCTTATCATCGGATTGTTTCATCCTGTGGTAGTGAAAGCCGAGTATTATTGGGGTACCAAGTGCTGGTGGATTTTTCTTGTATTGGGCATCGGTGGCGTTGTGGCCTCGCTTTGCGTAGAAAATATCCTGATTGCGTCCCTCTTAGGCGTATTTGCTTTCTCTTCGTTCTGGACCATCAAGGAGGTCTTTGAACAAGAAGATCGCGTAAAGAAAGGTTGGTTCCCCAAGAACCCCAAACGTACGTATAAGTTCTAA